One window of the Branchiostoma lanceolatum isolate klBraLanc5 chromosome 3, klBraLanc5.hap2, whole genome shotgun sequence genome contains the following:
- the LOC136430667 gene encoding nuclear receptor-binding factor 2-like, with translation MSVEDSSPLNLAHQQGRHADRLLTAGRYHDAIVCHEKAADHLLRAMKMTSVPQALTSLQLQHKFHFKQRDIIREKHRRAESYKKYLEQREKEAQKKAQAAKELKELRDAEEQLQKNLASNAERDSEVESEPDEEENETNSDDETDQGRSNEKSVIHDGEPDSLLQFLNKDGRRDKFSSSVHAATKAPKNAEEKMEELKTSNHQLQDHVSSLLQELEKTKHELHSVKSENKQLRRTVDILTTQIERYVAEDRKRAGQDLSVSIRPAFSTSDSFDEQISPPSEIPPLAPLEIPDFDFDSFK, from the exons atgtcTGTCGAAGATTCTTCTCCGTTGAATCTG GCTCACCAGCAGGGTCGCCATGCCGACCGGCTGCTGACTGCCGGCAGGTACCATGATGCAATAGTCTGTCACGAGAAGGCTGCAG ATCACCTGCTGAGAGCGATGAAGATGACGTCTGTACCGCAG GCCCTGACGTCCCTCCAGTTACAGCACAAGTTCCACTTCAAGCAGCGGGACATTATCAGGGAGAAGCACCGGAGGGCAGAGAGTTACAAGAAGTACCTGGAGCAGCGGGAGAAGGAGGCCCAGAAGAAAGCGCAGGCTGCAAAGGAGCTCAAGGAGCTCCGCGATGCCGAGGAGCAGTTACAGAAGAATCTCGCATCCAACGCAGAGAGAGACAGCGAAGTCGAATCAGAGccagatgaagaagaaaatgaaacgAACAGCGACGACGAAACTGATCAGGGTAGAAGTAACGAAAAAAGCGTCATACATGACGGCGAGCCAGATTCGCTACTTCAGTTTTTAAACAAGGATGGCCGCCGTGACAAATTCAGCAGCAGCGTCCACGCGGCGACAAAAGCGCCAAAAAACGCCGAGGAGAAAATGGAAGAACTGAAAACAAGTAACCATCAGCTCCAGGACCATGTCTCCTCGCTCCTGCAGGAACTAGAGAAGACTAAACATGAACTCCACTCTGTCAAGTCCGAAAATAAACAGTTGAGACGTACTGTAGACATCCTCACCACTCAGATAGAGCGATACGTCGCAGAGGATAGGAAGAGGGCGGGGCAGGACCTGTCCGTCAGCATCCGTCCAGCTTTTTCCACAAGCGACTCATTCGATGAGCAGATAAGCCCTCCGTCTGAGATCCCACCATTGGCCCCGCTTGAGATACCAGACTTTGACTTTGATTCTTTTAAGTGA
- the LOC136430666 gene encoding uronyl 2-sulfotransferase-like, whose protein sequence is MRKRGIFAAFMVVSFVVGWGVLTLYSPHHATYAIGLQKAGRHPRSRLKGRRGHAGNVKLGKEHSHVREILYNRLPKCGSTSLKALTRRLAKKNHFHFKESNIWDKFSLNQTGLKAFAEDFYRVPSPFIYERHVYFVDFEELGLKSPKYINLVRDPLDRIVSAYHFLRYGRKGGPNHIVTRLFNKYYNETDRNRTFDSCVLNKSKECWGPKVNLMTHFFCGQDPVCREPSIQALEKAKENIRRHYLVVGLLEDFNSFLKVLSRILPQFYRGVTELWKDLAPNVQEAQKTVKKRPPSPLAQEAMRQRMYLDYELYSFIEDRFRRQKLELGIH, encoded by the exons ATGAGAAAACGGGGTATTTTCGCGGCTTTTATGGTGGTGAGTTTTGTTGTGGGGTGGGGGGTTCTGACCCTCTACTCTCCCCACCATGCGACGTACGCGATCGGGCTGCAGAAGGCGGGGAGACACCCCAGATCACGACTAAAGGGCAGGAGGGGACATGCAG GGAATGTAAAACTGGGTAAGGAGCACTCTCACGTCAGAGAGATCCTCTATAACCGACTTCCTAAGTGTGGCAGCACCAGTCTGAAGGCTCTGACCAGGAGACTTGCCAAGAAGAACCACTTTCACTTTAAAGAGTCCAACATCTGGGACAAGTTCTCGCTCAACCAGACTGGATTG AAAGCCTTTGCTGAAGACTTCTACAGGGTCCCATCACCTTTTATATATGAAAGACATGTCTACTTTGTTGATTTTGAGGA ACTTGGCCTGAAGAGCCCAAAGTACATCAACTTGGTACGTGACCCCCTGGATAGAATAGTCTCTGCCTACCACTTCTTGCGCTACGGGCGCAAAGGCGGACCAAACCACATCGTGACACGCTTGTTTAACAAGTATTACAATGAAACCGACAGGAATCGG ACCTTTGATTCATGTGTGTTAAACAAGTCCAAGGAGTGTTGGGGACCGAAGGTCAACCTCATGACACACTTCTTCTGTGGGCAGGACCCTGTGTGCAG AGAGCCGTCCATTCAGGCACTGGAGAAGGCCAAGGAGAACATCCGGAGGCACTACCTGGTGGTGGGCCTACTGGAGGACTTCAACAGCTTCCTGAAGGTACTGAGCAGGATCCTACCACAGTTCTACAGGGGGGTGACAGAGTTGTGGAAGGATCTGG CTCCAAATGTGCAGGAAGCCCAGAAGACAGTGAAGAaacggcccccctcccccctggccCAGGAGGCCATGCGGCAGAGGATGTACCTGGACTATGAACTGTACTCGTTCATTGAGGACCGCTTTCGCAGGCAGAAACTGGAGTTAGGCATTCACTAG
- the LOC136430670 gene encoding COP9 signalosome complex subunit 4-like, whose protein sequence is MADVRAQLQALAQAGGSHKDLADKYRHMLDSILKTSGKELSDGLKAFVEALVDENVSLVISRQILTEFCSHLTKLPDDVAKDVAHFTLDKVQPRVISFEEQVASVRQHLAQLYENESCWRDAAHVLVGIPLETGQKQYSVDYKLETYLKIARLYLEDEDPVQAEAYVNRASLLQADSTNPQLQILYKVCYARVLDYRRKFIEAAQRYNELSYKTIVHEDERMEALKHALHCTVLASAGQQRSRMLATLFKDERCQQLPSYGILEKMYLDRIIRSDQLQEFAAQLSPHQLATTADGSTILDRAVIEHNLLSASKLYNNITFQELGALLEIPPAKAEKIASQMISEGRMNGYIDQIDGIVHFESREALPMWDKQIQSLCFQVNNLLEKISQHAPDWAASAMDAQMSS, encoded by the exons ATGGCGGACGTTCGTGCACAGCTCCAGGCCTTGGCTCAGGCAGGCGGCTCGCACAAGGACCTGGCGGACAAATACCGCCACATGCTGGATTCCATCCTCAAAACGTCTGGCAAAGAACTTTCAGATGGCCTGAAAGCCTTTGTAGAAGCGCTAGTTGACGAG AACGTCAGCCTGGTCATCTCACGCCAGATCCTGACAGAGTTCTGCAGTCACCTGACCAAGCTCCCCGATGACGTCGCCAAGGACGTGGCGCACTTCACGCTCGACAAAGTCCAGCCGCGGGTCATCTCGTTCGAAGAGCAGGTGGCGTCGGTTCGCCAGCACCTGGCGCAGCTGTATGAGAACGAGTCGTGTTGGCGGGACGCGGCGCACGTCCTGGTGGGAATCCCACTGGAGACGGGACAGAAGCAGTACTCTGTAGACTACAAACTGGAGACGTATCTGAAGATTGCCAGACTGTATCTTGAGGACGAAGATCCCGTACAAGCAGAAGCATACGTGAACCGAGCCTCACTCCTACAGGCTGACTCCACCAACCCGCAGTTACAGATCCTGTACAAGGTGTGCTACGCTCGTGTGCTGGACTATCGCAGGAAGTTCATTGAGGCTGCGCAGCGCTACAACGAACTGTCCTACAAGACAATCGTACACGAAGACGAGAGAATGGAAGCGCTGAAGCACGCCCTTCACTGCACCGTTCTGGCCTCCGCAGGGCAGCAGCGGTCACGTATGCTGGCAACGCTGTTCAAGGATGAACGTTGTCAACAATTACCCTCCTACGGAATCCTGGAGAAGATGTACCTAGACCGCATTATCCGCAGTGACCAG CTGCAAGAGTTTGCAGCGCAGCTCTCTCCTCACCAGCTAGCGACCACGGCAGATGGATCCACTATCTTGGACCGCGCTGTAATCGAACACAACCTGCTGTCCGCCAGCAAGCTATACAACAACATCACGTTCCAGGAGCTGGGGGCGCTGCTCGAAATCCCGCCCGCCAAGGCCGAGAAAATCGCCTCTCAGATGATCTCCGAGGGGCGTATGAATGGCTACATCGACCAGATCGACGGAATAGTCCACTTTGAGTCGCGGGAGGCACTGCCCATGTGGGATAAGCAAATCCAGAGTTTGTGTTTCCAGGTTAATAACCTTTTGGAGAAAATTTCCCAGCATGCACCTGACTGGGCAGCCTCTGCCATGGATGCACAGATGTCATCATGA